A window of Terriglobales bacterium genomic DNA:
CCTGCGCGTCGAGGTCGGCCGCGGCTCCGGCATCGAGATCGATTGCGCCGACCCGCGTGTCCCCGCCGGCCCCGCCAACACCTGCCACCGCGTCGCCGAGCTCGTGCTCGCCGCGCTGAAGACCCGCGCCCGCGTGCGCATCCACATCGAAAAACGCCTGCCAGTACAGGGAGGCCTGGGCGCAGCCTCTTCGAACGCGGTCGCTACCATGTTCGCCCTCGAGCGCACCCTGAAAAAGCGCCTCTCGCCCGCCGCCCGCCAGAGCATTGCCGCCGAAGTCGGCTCCGACCTGCCTCTATTCCTGATCGGCGGCACTATCCTCGGCGTGGGCCGTGGCGAAGAGGTCTATCCGCTCCCCGATCTTCTGCCGCTTCCTTGTGTGCTTGTCACTCCGCAGATTGCGGTCTCCACCCCCGCCGCCTTTGCCGCCTGGGACCGGCTCGAAGACCACGTTCCGCCCGCGGACCTGGTCGCGGATAGGCCCGGAAAACGCGCTCGAAATGCCAAATTGACGCCCCCCGCCGCCTCCGATAAAATCAGTCTGTCTGGTTACGCGCTGAGCGCGTGGCTGGCGGGTACCGCAACCGGTGTCCCGGGCCGTGTACGTGGCCGGGACCGGGCCGAGGCACTGCTTCTCGACCTTGTCCGTGCCGGGATCGCTAACGACTTCGAACGTGTCGTCTTTTCCGAGCATCCTGAACTGGGTGAGTTGAAGCGGCTCCTCGAGCGCCTGGGCGCGGGCTATGCCTCGCTTTCCGGCTCCGGTTCCGCGCTCTATGGCTTGTTCGCTCGTCGCGACAAGGCCCAGCGCGCCGCCGCCCGCCTGCGCAAACTGGGCGTGCCCGCGGTTGCGACCTTGACGCTCTCGCGCCGCGCTTACTGGCAGCGCCTGTGGGCTTGATTTTGGTTTGGATGTTCGACGGACAACGGGCATCCGGAAACTGGTTTTTCTGGGCGGTCGACTAATGGTAGGTCAGGTGCCTTTGGAGCACCTAGTCTTGGTTCGAATCCAAGCCGCCCAGCCAGAAGGGGAAGAGGGACGGCACGAGGGAGTAAGCAGCGAGCGGGACGGCAAAGGGAGTACTGGGCAGCAGCGGGGAAAGGAACGGCAAGGGCACGGGAGCGTAGTCAGCGGAGCGAAGGGTGGCCAGCGCGCGCGAGACGGCGAGAGCACGAGCAACTGAAACCCGGGTACGAAACACAGAACTGGGAACTGCCATGGCGACGACGGTAACGACGGCGACGGGGAAGAAGGAGCAGCGGCCGGGGGCGCAGCCCCGGCCGGAGCGCAAGCCACGGGTGCGGCGCGCGGACAAGTTCAAGGTGTTCTCGGGGACGGCCAATCCGGCCCTGGCGGACGAGGTCTGCACGCACCTGGGGATGCGGCGCGGCCAGGCCAACCTCACCCGCTTCTCGGACGGCGAAATCTACGTGCAAATCCTGGAGAACGTGCGGGGAGCGGACGTGTTCGTGGTGCAGCCCACCTGCGACCCGGTGAACTACAACCTGATGGAGCTGCTGATGATGATGGACGCGCTGCGGCGCGCCTCGGCGGGGCGCATCACGCCGGTGATCCCGTACTTCGGCTATGCGCGGCAGGACCGCAAGGACAAGCCGCGGGCGCCCATCTCGGCCAAGCTGGTGGCCGACCTTCTGACCACCGCGGGTGCGCACCGGGCGCTCATCGTGGACCTGCACGCGCCGCAGATCCAGGGTTTCTTCAACATCCCGGTGGACCATCTGTTCGCTTCCCCGGTGCTGGTGAGCCACTTCCGGGAGCTGAACCTGGCGGACCTGACGGTGGTCTCGCCGGACGCGGGCGGCGTGGAGCGGGCGCGCTTCTTCGCCAAGAAAATGGATTCGATGCTGGCCATCATCGACAAGCGGCGCACGGAGATGAACGTGGCCGAAGTGCTGCACGTCATCGGCGACGTCGAGGGCCGCACCTGCGTCATCCTGGACGACATCATCGACACCGCGGGCACGCTGGTGAACGCCTCGGAGGCGCTCTACGGCGCAGGAGCGAAGACGGTGTACGCCTGCGCCACCCATCCGGTGCTTTCCGGGCCGGCCATCGAGCGCATCGCCGCTTCGCGCCTGGAGCAAGTGGTGGTGACCAACACCATCCCGTTGAAGCCCGAGGCGCAGCGCTGTCCCAAGATCAAGGTGCTGTCCATCGCCGGACTGACGGCGCGCGCCATCCAGTCCATTCACGAGGAGACGTCGGTCAGCACGTTGTCGAGTTAGGAGTACCGAGTACCGAGTTGCGAATCGAGGACGCAGAGGAGATATGGCGAACGCAGAACTGGTAGTGGCAGAGCCGCGGGGGGAGAAAGCCCGCGGGACCAATGAAGCCCGGCGGTTGCGCCGGCAAGGCCGCATCCCGGGCGTGCTGTACGGGGCCCGCAAGGACAGCGTGGCGGTAAGTGTGAATCCCAAGCAGATCACGCACATCCTGCACTCCGAGTCGGGACACAACACCATTTTCGAGCTGGAAGTGGGCGGCGAGCGCACCCGGGCCATGATCGTGGACTGGCAGTACGAGCCGGTGCACGGAGCCCTGCTGCACGTGGACCTGAAGCGCATTGCGATGGACGAACGCCTGAAGGTGAAAGTGCCCATCCTGCTGCAGGGTGTTCCGGCGGGCGTGAAGACCGAGGGCGGCATCCTGGAGCAGGTGCTGCGCGAAGTGGAGCTCGAGTGCCTGCCGGCGGACATCCCCAGCCACATCGATGTGGACGTCACCGAGCTGATTCACGGCAAGGTGTTGCGGGTCAGCGACCTGCCGCACAGCGAGAAGCTGAAGTTCCTGACCGACGCCAACTACCCGGTGGCCCACATCGTGCACATCAAGGAAGAAGTGGCGCCCACGCCAGAGGCGGCGGCGGAAGCCGCGATCGCGGCGCCGACCGAGCCCGAACTCATCAAGAAGGGCAAGCAGGAGGTCGAGGGCGAAGGGGAGGCGGAGGCCGAGGCTCCCAAGGCGGAGAAGAAGGAGAAGAAGGAGAAGGAGAAGTAGGTGCGAGGGAAACCGGCCGCATGAAGCTGATCGTGGGGCTGGGCAACCCGGGCATCGAGTACCAGTTCACGCCGCACAACAGCGGGTTCCTGGCGGTGGACCGCATCGCCGAGCAGTGCGGGGCGCGGGTGAGCAATCGCCGCTGTCGTTCGCTCACGGCGAAGGCAAAGCTGGGAGGACACGAGGTCCTGCTGGCCAAGCCGGAAACGTACATGAACCTGAGCGGCATGGCGGTGGGCGAGCTGGTGCGGGAGTTCGAGGTCGATCCGGCCCAGGACCTGATCGTGCTCTACGACGAGCTGGACCTGCCGCTGGGGACGCTGCGCATCCGCCGGCGCGGCCGGTCGGCGGGGCACAACGGGGTGGAGTCGATCTTCGGGGCGCTGGACACGAATGAGTTCGTGCGCGTACGCATGGGCGTACACCCGGGGCACCCGGTCGGCGACGGCGCGCGGTATGTGACCTCGCCGTGGAAGAAAGCGCAGCTCCCGGCGGTGGACGAGATGCTGGACCGCGCCGCCGAGGCTACCCGGGTGATCGTGGAAGAAGGCCCGGAGCAGGCGATGAACCGGTTCAACCAGCGAGTAGCGAGTACCGAGTAGCGAGTGGCGAGGCAAGAGGTGGCAGGAGGCAGGACGCAAGGAGACAGTTTCGAGTTTCAGGTTTCCAGTTTCAAGAAGGGAAAAACGAATGCAACGTTTGTATGAAGTGATGTTCATCGTCAAGCCGGATGTGGCGGACGAAGAGGTGGAAAAGCTGATTCAGGGATTGGAGTCGAACGTTTCCGGGGCCGGCGGAGTCATCAAGAGCATTGACCGCCTGGGACGGCGACGCTTGGCGTACAACGTGCGCGGGACGCGCGAGGGGAACTACGTGCTGTTCACGCTGGAAGGGGCGGGCGAGACCATCCACGAGCTGGAGCGCCGCATGCGGGTGAGCGAGCCGGTGCTCAAGTTCCTGACCGTGCGCATCGACCAGGAACAGAAGCGGCTGGCCAAAGTGAAGGCCATCCGCGCGACCAAGGTGCGGCGCGCGGCGCAACCGGAGACGGAAGCGCCCGGCGAGCAAGCGGCGGTTAGTGTCTAGGTGGCAGGACGCAGGAGGCAGGAAGCCGGAAATTCTTAGGCTACTGCTTCCTAAATGGTAGCTAGAGGCTGGAAGCTCAACTGAGGAGAATCATGGCTGACGAAGAAGTTAAGAGTGGCAGTACTCCGGCGGCGGCAAACGGGGCAACCGAGACACCGGCGCCGGCACCCGCGCCGGCGCCGGCACCGGCGGCAGCGACGGGTCCAGGGCCGCGGCGTGGACCTGGAGGTCCACGGTCCGGCGGGCCGGGGGGGCGCAAGTTCTTCCGGCGCAAGAAGGTGTGCAAGTTCTGCGTGGAGAAAATCGACTCGATCGACTACAAGGACGTGCGCCTGCTGCAGCAGTTCGTAGGGGAGAGCGGCAAGATCGTC
This region includes:
- a CDS encoding ribose-phosphate pyrophosphokinase — translated: MATTVTTATGKKEQRPGAQPRPERKPRVRRADKFKVFSGTANPALADEVCTHLGMRRGQANLTRFSDGEIYVQILENVRGADVFVVQPTCDPVNYNLMELLMMMDALRRASAGRITPVIPYFGYARQDRKDKPRAPISAKLVADLLTTAGAHRALIVDLHAPQIQGFFNIPVDHLFASPVLVSHFRELNLADLTVVSPDAGGVERARFFAKKMDSMLAIIDKRRTEMNVAEVLHVIGDVEGRTCVILDDIIDTAGTLVNASEALYGAGAKTVYACATHPVLSGPAIERIAASRLEQVVVTNTIPLKPEAQRCPKIKVLSIAGLTARAIQSIHEETSVSTLSS
- a CDS encoding 50S ribosomal protein L25 → MANAELVVAEPRGEKARGTNEARRLRRQGRIPGVLYGARKDSVAVSVNPKQITHILHSESGHNTIFELEVGGERTRAMIVDWQYEPVHGALLHVDLKRIAMDERLKVKVPILLQGVPAGVKTEGGILEQVLREVELECLPADIPSHIDVDVTELIHGKVLRVSDLPHSEKLKFLTDANYPVAHIVHIKEEVAPTPEAAAEAAIAAPTEPELIKKGKQEVEGEGEAEAEAPKAEKKEKKEKEK
- the pth gene encoding aminoacyl-tRNA hydrolase — translated: MKLIVGLGNPGIEYQFTPHNSGFLAVDRIAEQCGARVSNRRCRSLTAKAKLGGHEVLLAKPETYMNLSGMAVGELVREFEVDPAQDLIVLYDELDLPLGTLRIRRRGRSAGHNGVESIFGALDTNEFVRVRMGVHPGHPVGDGARYVTSPWKKAQLPAVDEMLDRAAEATRVIVEEGPEQAMNRFNQRVASTE
- the rpsF gene encoding 30S ribosomal protein S6; translated protein: MQRLYEVMFIVKPDVADEEVEKLIQGLESNVSGAGGVIKSIDRLGRRRLAYNVRGTREGNYVLFTLEGAGETIHELERRMRVSEPVLKFLTVRIDQEQKRLAKVKAIRATKVRRAAQPETEAPGEQAAVSV
- the rpsR gene encoding 30S ribosomal protein S18, coding for MADEEVKSGSTPAAANGATETPAPAPAPAPAPAAATGPGPRRGPGGPRSGGPGGRKFFRRKKVCKFCVEKIDSIDYKDVRLLQQFVGESGKIVPRRVTGVCSPHQRRLTNAIKQARNIAFLPFAVR